In one window of Henckelia pumila isolate YLH828 chromosome 1, ASM3356847v2, whole genome shotgun sequence DNA:
- the LOC140887394 gene encoding lipid transfer protein EARLI 1-like has protein sequence MASKKSTSNIITLFLVLNLLFFTFSTACDTCPTPKPKPKPKPKPLPCPPSAPVPATCPRDTLKLAACADLLGGLISVTIGTPPKTPCCTLLEGLADLEAAACLCTAIKANILGINLNIPVSLSLLLNVCSKKVPPGFQCA, from the coding sequence ATGGCTTCCAAGAAAAGCACATCCAATATTATTACCCTCTTTTTAGTCCTAAACCTTCTATTCTTCACTTTCTCCACCGCATGCGACACTTGCCCTACCCCTAAGCCGAAGCCGAAACCGAAACCGAAGCCTCTACCATGTCCCCCGAGTGCCCCTGTCCCCGCCACCTGCCCCAGAGACACCCTAAAACTAGCTGCATGTGCCGATTTGCTGGGCGGATTGATCAGTGTTACCATCGGCACTCCACCGAAAACTCCCTGTTGCACCTTACTCGAAGGCTTAGCCGATCTCGAGGCGGCCGCGTGCCTCTGCACAGCCATTAAAGCCAATATTTTGGGCATCAACCTTAATATCCCAGTCTCCCTTAGCTTGCTTCTTAATGTCTGCTCCAAAAAAGTTCCACCAGGCTTCCAATGTGCTTAA